The Acidobacteriota bacterium genome segment GGAGTTCGAGCGCATCGGCCTCGACCCCGAGGCACTGGCCGACGAGGTCGCTCGCCTGATGGGTGGACGTGCCGTCGCGAAGGGGCTGGACCTGACGTGCCGAGTCGCCCCTGACGTGCCGCGCAATCTCGTCGGCGACCCGGGACGCCTGCGGCAGGTACTGCTCAATCTCGTTGGCAACGCGATCAAGTTCACCGAGAACGGCGACGTCGCGATTCGCGTCTCCGCGCAGCATGTCACCGAGGGCCAGGCGGTGTTGCGCTTCGAGGTCAGCGACACGGGTATCGGCATCTCACCGCAGGCGCAGGCCCGTCTCTTCGACGCGTTCACGCAGGCTGACGCATCGACCACACGAAGGTTCGGTGGAACGGGCCTCGGCCTTGCCATCTCACGGCGCATCGTCGAATTGCTCGGCGGACACATCGGTGTCGTGAGCGCCGTCGGTGAGGGGACCACGTTCTGGTTCACGGTGCCCTGTACCAGGACCGGCGCGGCACCTGCCACGCCGGATGTCGACGCGCTCGGTGGCATGCGCGTGCTCGTCGTGGACGACAGCCGGGCCACCCTCGTGATGCTGGAGCAGACGCTGCTCGAGGCAGGACTGTCGGTGAGCACCGCGCGCACCGCCGACGAGGCGGCCGTGGGTATCGACGCGGCAGGCTGGCCGCACGTGGTACTCGTCGACGAGGAGTTGGCCGGCGGTGGCGGTGTGCGACTGGCCGAGAGCCTGCGCGCTCGCGCCCCGCACCCGCTCACCGTCATCCTGCTCACCTCCCGCCTCACGGGAGCGTCGGCGACCATGGCGCGCACCGCGCGACTCATGAAACCCGTGCGCCGCAGCGAGCTCCTCGCCGAACTCGAGCGGATCGGCCGGCGGCCCCCCGTGCCCGACGTCGTCACGCCTGCGCCCGTGCCGGCTCCTCTCGCACACGGGCCCGCGCGTGCCGCGCGCGTCCTCGTGGCCGAGGACAATGCCGTCAACCAGCGCGTGGCGCGCCTGATGCTCGAGAAGTGCGGGTGCGAAGTGGACGTGGTGGAGAACGGAAGCCTGGCCGTCGAGGCGGCCGCGACCGGCCACTACGACCTGGTCCTGATGGACTGCCAGATGCCCGTCTGCGACGGGTTCGAGGCGACGCGAAAGATTCGCGCGCTACCCGGACCGGCCGCCGACGTCGCGGTGGTGGCGCTGACGGCCAACGCCCTCTCGGGCGACCGTGAGCGATGCCTGGCCGCGGGTATGAGCGACTACCTGGCCAAACCCGTGCGCCGCGACGCGCTGCAGGATGTGCTTGCGCGCCATCTCCCAGCGGTCGCGCGCGGCAACACGGCGGCCTGAACGCTCAGCCTGACTGAGCTTTCTCGATCCGGGCCCACGAATCGCGCAGCGTGACGGTGCGGTTGAACACCGGCCGCTCGGCCGTCCCATCGGGATCGGCGCAGAAGTACCCCAATCGTTCGAACTGACAGGTGACGCCCGCCGGCGCCGACGCAAGCGACGGCTCCACCAGCGCATCGGGCACCACGATCAGCGCGTCGGGGTTCATCGCCTCGGTGAAGTGACGGCTGTCGTCGGTGCCCGGCTGTTCCGTGGTGAAGAGTCGGTCGTAGAGCCGGACTTCGGCTCGCACGGCGTGCGGGGCGGACACCCAGTGGAGCGTGCCTTTCACGCGCCGCTCTCCCGACGTCGAACCGCCTCGCGTGTCGGGGTCGTACGTACAGCGCAGTTCGACGATCTCACCGGCCGCGTCCTTCACCACCGACTCGCAGCGGATGATGTAGGCGTAGCGCAGGCGCACCTCGTTGCCGGGATAGAGACGGAAGAACTTGCGCGGCGGGACTTCGCGGAAGTCGTCCTGCTCGATGTAGAGCTCCTTCGTGAACGGCACCTGACGCGTGCCTGCCGACGCGTCCTCGGGGTTGTTGACGGCCTCGAGCATCTCGACCTGCCCGTCAGGATAGTTCTCGATGACCACCTTGAGCGGACGGAGCACGGCCATCGCCCGCGGTGCGATGCCGTTCAGGTCTTCGCGCACGCTGTGTTCGAGCAGCGCCACGTCGATGAGGCTCTCGTTCTTGGCCACGCCGATGCGGGCGCAGAACTCGCGAATGGCCCGGGGCGTGTAGCCGCGCCGGCGCATCCCCGAGATCGTCGGCATGCGCGGATCGTCCCATCCCGAGACGAAGTGCTTCTCCACGAGTTCGAGCAGCTTCCGCTTGCTCATCACCGTGTAGGTGAGGTTCAGGCGCGCGAACTCGATTTGCTGCGGCGTACCGGGCAGGCCGGGGAACTGCTCGATGATCCAGTTGTACAGCGGCCGGTGATCCTCGAACTCCAGCGTGCACAGCGAGTGCGTGATGCCCTCGAAGGCGTCCGACAACGCGTGCGCGAAGTCGTACATCGGATAGATCGGCCAGGCATCGCCGGTGCGGTGATGATGCGCGTGGCGGATCCGGAACAGCGTGGGGTCGCGCATGTTCATGTTGGGCGACGCCATGTCGATGCGCGCGCGCAGCACGTGCGTGCCGTCGGGGAACTCGCCCTGCCGCATGCGCGTGAAGAGCGACAGGTTCTCCTCGACCGGTCGATCGCGATACGGCGAGTTCCGTCCGGGCTGCGTGAGCGTGCCGCGATACGTGCGGATCTCGTCGGCGGTGAGGCTGTCCACGTAGGCCAGGTTGCGCTCGATGAGCGCGACAGCGCATGCGTAGATCCGCTCGAAGTAGTCCGATGCGTAGAACTCGCGCTCGCCCCAGTCGAACCCGAGCCAGCGGACGTCCTCACGAATCGAGTCGACGTACTCGACGTCTTCCTTCGTGGGATTCGTGTCGTCGAGGCGCAGGTTGCACGCGCCGCCGAAATCGGCCGCCACGCCGAAGTTCAGGCAGATCGACTTGGCGTGCCCGATGTGCAGGTAGCCATTGGGCTCCGGCGGGAAGCGCGTATGCACCTGGCCGCCATGCCGGCCTGCCCTGACGTCCTCGGTGATGATCTGCCTGATGAAATCGAGCGGTGCGGCCGGAACGGCGCTGGCGGGCGTAGATGCGTCGGACATGCGGGACGACAGTTTACCGCGCCGGCAACCGGTTACCGCGCCGGCAACCGGCAATCGGCAACCGGCAACCGGTCACACGGCAGATGCGGTGGCCCTACCGGTTGCCCGTTGCCCGTTGCCCGTTGCCGGATTCACGCTTCCGCGATGCTGCCCTCGTCCTGCTCCGACGCCGCCACCCAATCGGGGGACGTCGCGCGCAGCGTGTGGTGCGGAACGGTCATCACGGGGCAGGGCGCCATGCGGACGACGCGGTCCGCAACGCTGCCGAGGACCAGCCGCCGCACCGGACCGTAGCCGTGCGAGCCCACGACGATGAGATCGGCGCTGTGCGTGGCCGCGTACTGGGCGATCTCACGCGCCGCGGGGAGGCCCGCCACGACCACGCGCGTGACGTGCGCGAGGCCGGTCGTGGCCGCCTCCGTCCGGTTCGCCAGCATGCGCTCGGCTTCCGCCATGCTCTCCTCTTGCAGAGCAGAGAAGTCGAGCCCCGGCGCTTCAACGCTCCAGGCCTGCTGCCTGGCATCGGGAATCACGTGCAGCACGTGCAGACGGCTGCCGTGAAACCTCACCAGATCGCACGCCACGCGCAACGCATCGTCTGACGTATCACTGAAGTCGACGGCGGCGACGATGGTGTTGAAGACCGACATGGGCACCTCCTGGACGGCCGGGATGAACCCGACACCCGCGGCTGTCGAATCGATGTGCAAGGAGAGTGCCGCGCCGCTCGGCAGCGTGCATCGGGATCTTTGCGTCCCATCGCCCGGCGCCGTGCGACTGGTGTGCATTTCCTCGCAACACGAGGGGAATTTTCTCCTCTCGGGCGGGCAGCGGGCCCCGGTTGCCCGTTGCCGGTTGCCTGTTGCCGGACTACATTGTCCGCATGCAGCTCATCGCGGGCATCGATCTCGGCGGCACGGCCGTCAACTACACGCTCATCGACCTCGACGGCCGGTTCCTCATCGAGGACCTCTGCGAGCATCCGGCACGCAGCGTCGAGGGGCCTGACGTCTGCCTCCAGCAGATCGTCGACGGTCTCGCAATCGCGGCAGGGAAGGCGGGCGTGGCCGCGGACGACATCATCGCCGTCGGCCTCGACACGCCGGGACCCGCGAGTGCGACCGGCGTGCTGAGCGCGAAGGGCTCCACCAACTTCGTCCATCCGGAATGGGCGGGCTTCGACCTGCCCGGCAACCTGACGCGACTTCTGAAGCGACCCGTCAGTTATCTCAACGACGGTAATGCCGGGGCGCTGTGGGGGCACTTCAACATCTTCGGCCGCGCGCCGGCCACGTCGGTCTCCGCCATCGTCGGCACCGGTCTCGGCGGTGGGGTCATCGTCGACGGGCGGGTGGTCACCGGACGTGCGGGATTCGGTGGCGAGTGCGGCCACGTGCTGATCCCCACGCAGCGCATCGCCGGACTCGAGACAGTGGACCCGCACTGCAACTGCGGGCGCATCGGCGATCTCGAATCCGTGTGCTCGCTCACCGCCATACGCAACACGTTGCTGCCGGCGTTCCTGGCGAAGTATCCGGGCCATGAACTGGCGTCGCTCGACGTGCGTGACGCCGCGAAGAAGGTGCGTGGCCTGGCCGAGCGCGGCGACGCGATGTGCCTCGACATCTTCCGCGCGCAGGCGCACGCTCTCGGACTCTTCTTCGATCAGATGGTGAACGTCTTCGACCCCGACGCGCTCATCGTCGGCGGTGGGGCGATCGAGGCCTCGCCCGAGTTCCAGGCGTGGTTCCTCTCGGAGATCCGTGCGGGCATGCCCGTGCAACGCGAGGAGCAGGCGGACATCCCGCTCCGCATCATGCCCAACGGCGACACCGCCGGCGCGCGCGGCGCCGCAATCGAAGCGTTGCGGCTGGTATCGGCGCGCGGTTGACGCTTCAGATCTTCAGGAACAGCTTGCGCTGGTACATCCAGTAGAGCGTGAGCCAGTACACCGCCAGCACCGCCACGCCTTCCACGAACGGGGCGGGGCCTGTGCCGAACGTCTCGAAGATGCCCTGACCGAGGTGCGTCCTGAACGACGAGGCGATGAAGCGTTCCCACAGGTGCGCGATCACGTACGCGGCGATCGAATTCAGGCCGATCACCACCAGCGGGAACGCCC includes the following:
- a CDS encoding glutamine--tRNA ligase/YqeY domain fusion protein, with translation MSDASTPASAVPAAPLDFIRQIITEDVRAGRHGGQVHTRFPPEPNGYLHIGHAKSICLNFGVAADFGGACNLRLDDTNPTKEDVEYVDSIREDVRWLGFDWGEREFYASDYFERIYACAVALIERNLAYVDSLTADEIRTYRGTLTQPGRNSPYRDRPVEENLSLFTRMRQGEFPDGTHVLRARIDMASPNMNMRDPTLFRIRHAHHHRTGDAWPIYPMYDFAHALSDAFEGITHSLCTLEFEDHRPLYNWIIEQFPGLPGTPQQIEFARLNLTYTVMSKRKLLELVEKHFVSGWDDPRMPTISGMRRRGYTPRAIREFCARIGVAKNESLIDVALLEHSVREDLNGIAPRAMAVLRPLKVVIENYPDGQVEMLEAVNNPEDASAGTRQVPFTKELYIEQDDFREVPPRKFFRLYPGNEVRLRYAYIIRCESVVKDAAGEIVELRCTYDPDTRGGSTSGERRVKGTLHWVSAPHAVRAEVRLYDRLFTTEQPGTDDSRHFTEAMNPDALIVVPDALVEPSLASAPAGVTCQFERLGYFCADPDGTAERPVFNRTVTLRDSWARIEKAQSG
- a CDS encoding response regulator; amino-acid sequence: MTTQPWGRIVVGSTCALLSAAATAHAQTTSSDIPSSGVQIALAGLTALVSGWGLTRYRRMRREVAAKVRAEAISARRREEAEEALRATERQMRQLVHSVKAIVWRMDVATERFTFVSQEAEQLLGYPVGRWTADAGAFAAILHTDDRDWVGRYRRRATQERRDHTMDYRVFSQDGRLVWLRDIVSVIVEDGAPRELIGVMVDISEYKAAEEALEAAHAQALAATRAKSEFLASMSHEIRTPMNAVIGITDLLLDTPLSDEQRQLLETVRTSGDVLLNVINDVLDFSKVESGRLEFERIGLDPEALADEVARLMGGRAVAKGLDLTCRVAPDVPRNLVGDPGRLRQVLLNLVGNAIKFTENGDVAIRVSAQHVTEGQAVLRFEVSDTGIGISPQAQARLFDAFTQADASTTRRFGGTGLGLAISRRIVELLGGHIGVVSAVGEGTTFWFTVPCTRTGAAPATPDVDALGGMRVLVVDDSRATLVMLEQTLLEAGLSVSTARTADEAAVGIDAAGWPHVVLVDEELAGGGGVRLAESLRARAPHPLTVILLTSRLTGASATMARTARLMKPVRRSELLAELERIGRRPPVPDVVTPAPVPAPLAHGPARAARVLVAEDNAVNQRVARLMLEKCGCEVDVVENGSLAVEAAATGHYDLVLMDCQMPVCDGFEATRKIRALPGPAADVAVVALTANALSGDRERCLAAGMSDYLAKPVRRDALQDVLARHLPAVARGNTAA
- a CDS encoding ROK family protein: MQLIAGIDLGGTAVNYTLIDLDGRFLIEDLCEHPARSVEGPDVCLQQIVDGLAIAAGKAGVAADDIIAVGLDTPGPASATGVLSAKGSTNFVHPEWAGFDLPGNLTRLLKRPVSYLNDGNAGALWGHFNIFGRAPATSVSAIVGTGLGGGVIVDGRVVTGRAGFGGECGHVLIPTQRIAGLETVDPHCNCGRIGDLESVCSLTAIRNTLLPAFLAKYPGHELASLDVRDAAKKVRGLAERGDAMCLDIFRAQAHALGLFFDQMVNVFDPDALIVGGGAIEASPEFQAWFLSEIRAGMPVQREEQADIPLRIMPNGDTAGARGAAIEALRLVSARG
- a CDS encoding universal stress protein; this translates as MSVFNTIVAAVDFSDTSDDALRVACDLVRFHGSRLHVLHVIPDARQQAWSVEAPGLDFSALQEESMAEAERMLANRTEAATTGLAHVTRVVVAGLPAAREIAQYAATHSADLIVVGSHGYGPVRRLVLGSVADRVVRMAPCPVMTVPHHTLRATSPDWVAASEQDEGSIAEA